A single genomic interval of Gallus gallus isolate bGalGal1 chromosome 10, bGalGal1.mat.broiler.GRCg7b, whole genome shotgun sequence harbors:
- the LOC121111662 gene encoding translation initiation factor IF-2-like has translation MGQDVTPRAPQRRKAPAAGARPNFPVPGQNPEGGFLRPRAGHSVPKARPLPPAEPSVSPHSPTRQAAGRSPGRGGRRRPDGREAARGTATKSRGRGAPGEALQLGERERRTTQRRKEATAASASHGHLKGAVCDKTHRTERAALGSPGKLRRSACGKPHSGERTSGADGAVHEEPEGRAARTEHGRASLPQTALKLRERPKGAGSYRGGENTSVILSGCVSS, from the exons ATGGGTCAGGACGTTACCCCGAGAGCTCCCCAGCGCCGAAAAGCACCCGCAGCGGGAGCTCGTCCAAACTTCCCCGTCCCTGGGCAGAACCCAGAAGGGGGTTTCCTCCGGCCTAGGGCCGGGCACAGCGTCCCCAAGGCACGGCCGCTTCCTCCGGCGGAGCCGTCCGTCAGCCCGCACAGCCCGACCCGGCAGGCTGCGGGGCGCTCCCCAGGGCGAGGCGGAAGGAGGCGGCCGGACGGGAGGGAAGCGGCCCGCGGCACCGCCACAAAGTCCCGAGGAAGGGGAGCGCCGGGGGAAGCACTGCAGCTcggggagagagaaaggagaacgACGCAGCGGAGAAAGGAAGCGACTGCCGCCTCGGCCTCCCATG GACACCTGAAAGGAGCAGTCTGCGATAAAACCCATCGCACGGAACGCGCGGCTCTCGGCTCCCCAGGAAAGTTGCGCAGAAGTGCGTGTGGGAAACCGCACAGCGGGGAGCGCACCTCGGGCGCGGACGGCGCCGTTCACGAAGAACCGGAGGGGAGAGCTGCGAGAACAGAGCACGGCAGAGCCTCCCTTCCCCAAACTGCGCTTAAACTGCGTGAGCGACCAAAAGGCGCGGGCAGCTACAGGGGAGGAGAAAATACCTCCGTTATTCTGAGCGGCTGTGTTAGTTCTTAA